One Sphaeramia orbicularis chromosome 21, fSphaOr1.1, whole genome shotgun sequence DNA window includes the following coding sequences:
- the LOC115412003 gene encoding trace amine-associated receptor 7d-like gives METHEGAELCFPELLNASCLKPMVSQTEVLVYHILLFIFSPLTVALNLVVIISVAHFRQLHTPTNLLLLSLAVSDLLVGLVLMPAEIHLKLSCWFLGDSMCSMYIFFAWLSVSASVGDMVLISVDRYVAICDPLHYTHKVTARAMRSHIASITAQRSGKAVANKSELKAARSLGVLVVVFLICFCPYYIVTLINTSFIPSLFFFMTFFMYLNSCVNPLIYALFYPWFRKAVRLIFTLQILQSGSCDSTMSPLTSLVLLVPSLLGPCQHQLLLRTVRDVITTSSIRRPDCVQPFQLFLSTSLRGHSSRVGSSHKAKTRIIQRPTTYSSTIRLTCCMLPSCNT, from the exons ATGGAAACACATGAAGGAGCAGAGCTCTGTTTTCCAGAACTCCTCAATGCCTCCTGCCTGAAGCCAATGGTTTCTCAGACTGAAGTCCTGGTCTATCACATCCTGCTGTTCATCTTCTCTCCACTCACTGTGGCTCTAAACCTGGTGGTCATCATCTCAGTCGCCCATTTCAG ACAGCTCCACACAcccaccaacctcctcctcctctctctggctgTGTCTGACCTCCTTGTAGGCCTGGTGCTGATGCCGGCAGAAATCCACCTAAAactgtcctgttggtttcttggtGACTCCATGTGttctatgtatatattttttgcttgGTTGTCTGTTTCTGCATCAGTAGGAGACATGGTGCTCATCTCAGTCGACCGCTATGTTGCTATCTGTGACCCTCTGCATTACACTCATAAGGTCACT GCTCGTGCCATGCGTTCTCACATCGCATCCATCACAGCCCAGCGTTCAGGGAAGGCAGTCGCCAACAAATCTGAGCTGAAAGCAGCCCGGAGTCTTGGCGTTCTTGTTGTTGTCTTCTTAATATGTTTCTGCCCTTATTATATTGTGACCCTAATTAACACCTCATTTATTCCTTCATTAttcttttttatgactttttttatgtatttaaattcATGTGTAAATCCTCTGATTTATGCCTTATTCTATCCATGGTTCAGAAAAGCTGTTAGACTAATATTCACTTTGCAGATACTGCAGTCTGGCTCTTGTGATTCCACCATG TCTCCGCTCACTTCGTTGGTCCTCCTCGTGCCTTCTCTGCTCGGGCCGTGCCAACATCAGCTGCTGCTTCGAACTGTCAGAGACGTCATCACCACGTCCTCCATCCGCCGTCCAGACTGCGTCCAGCCGTTCCAGCTGTTCCTGTCCACGTCGCTGCGGGGCCACTCCAGCCGTGTCGGATCCTCCCACAAAGCCAAGACCCGCATCATTCAGAGACCGACAACCT ACTCATCAACAATTAGACTCACCTGCTGCATGCTGCCCAGCTGCAACACCTGA
- the LOC115412004 gene encoding trace amine-associated receptor 13c-like, protein MVSQTEVLVYHILLFIFSPLTVALNLVVIISVAHFRQLHTPTNLLLLSLAVSDLLVGLVLMPAGIHLQLSCWFLGDSVCSLYTFFAWLSVSASVGDMVLISVDRYVAICDPLHYTHKARAMRSHITSITAQRSGKAVGNKSELKAARSLGVLVVVFLICFCPYYIVTQTDTSFIPSLFFYMTYVMYLNSCVNPLIYSLFYPWFRKAVRLIFTLQILQSGSCDSTMV, encoded by the exons ATGGTTTCTCAGACTGAAGTCCTGGTCTATCACATCCTGCTGTTCATTTTCTCTCCACTCACTGTGGCTCTCAACCTGGTGGTCATCATCTCAGTCGCCCATTTCAG ACAGCTCCACACAcccaccaacctcctcctcctctctctggctgTGTCTGACCTCCTTGTAGGCCTGGTGCTGATGCCGGCAGGAATCCACCTACAgctgtcctgttggtttcttggtGACTCCGTGTGTtctttgtatacattttttgctTGGTTGTCTGTTTCTGCATCAGTAGGAGACATGGTGCTCATCTCAGTCGACCGCTATGTTGCTATCTGTGACCCTCTGCATTACACTCATAAG GCTCGTGCCATGCGTTCTCACATCACATCCATCACAGCCCAGCGTTCAGGGAAGGCAGTCGGCAACAAATCTGAGCTGAAAGCAGCCCGGAGTCTTGGTGTTCTTGTTGTTGTCTTCTTAATATGTTTCTGCCCTTATTATATTGTGACTCAAACAGACACCTCATTTATTCCTTCATTATTCTTTTATATGACTTATGTTATGTATTTAAATTCATGTGTAAATCCTCTGATTTATTCCTTATTCTATCCTTGGTTCAGAAAAGCTGTTAGACTAATATTCACTTTGCAGATACTGCAGTCTGGCTCTTGTGATTCCACCATGGTCTAG